A single region of the Microtus ochrogaster isolate Prairie Vole_2 chromosome 2, MicOch1.0, whole genome shotgun sequence genome encodes:
- the Eif4a2 gene encoding eukaryotic initiation factor 4A-II isoform X1 has product MSGGSADYNSREHGGPEGMDPDGVIESNWNEIVDNFDDMNLKESLLRGIYAYGFEKPSAIQQRAIIPCIKGYDVIAQAQSGTGKTATFAISILQQLEIEFKETQALVLAPTRELAQQIQKVILALGDYMGATCHACIGGTNVRNEMQKLQAEAPHIVVGTPGRVFDMLNRRYLSPKWIKMFVLDEADEMLSRGFKDQIYEIFQKLNTSIQVVLLSATMPTDVLEVTKKFMRDPIRILVKKEELTLEGIKQFYINVEREEWKLDTLCDLYETLTITQAVIFLNTRRKVDWLTEKMHARDFTVSALHGDMDQKERDVIMREFRSGSSRVLITTDLLARGIDVQQVSLVINYDLPTNRENYIHRIGRGGRFGRKGVAINFVTEEDKRILRDIETFYNTTVEEMPMNVADLI; this is encoded by the exons ATGTCTGGTGGCTCCGCGGATTACAACAG CAGAGAACATGGCGGCCCAGAGGGAATGGACCCCGATGGTGTCATCGAG AGCAACTGGAATGAAATCGTTGATAACTTTGATGATATGAACTTAAAGGAGTCGCTTCTTCGAGGCATCTATGCTTATGGTTTTGAGAAGCCTTCAGCTATTCAGCAGAGAGCTATAATTCCTTGTATTAAAG GGTATGATGTGATTGCTCAAGCTCAGTCAGGTACTGGCAAGACAGCCACATTTGCTATTTCCATCCTGCAACAGTTGGAGATTGAGTTCAAGGAGACCCAAGCACTAGTATTGGCCCCCACCAGAGAACTGGCTCAACAG ATCCAAAAGGTAATTTTGGCTCTTGGGGATTATATGGGAGCAACTTGTCATGCCTGCATTGGAGGAACAAATGTCCGAAATGAAATGCAGAAGTTGCAGGCTGAAGCCCCTCATATTGTTGTTGGTACACCAGGGAGAGTGTTTGATATGCTAAACAGAAGATACCTTT CTCCAAAATGGAtcaaaatgtttgttttggaTGAAGCAGATGAAATGTTGAGCCGAGGGTTTAAGGATCAAATCTATGAGattttccaaaaattaaataCAAGCATTCAG GTTGTGTTGCTTTCTGCCACAATGCCAACTGATGTTTTAGAAGTGACCAAAAAATTCATGAGAGATCCAATTCGAATTCTGGTGAAGAAGGAAGAATTGACCCTTGAAGGAATCAAACAGTTTTATATTAATGTTGAAAGAGAG GAGTGGAAGTTGGACACTCTTTGTGACTTGTATGAGACATTGACCATCACACAAGCGGTTATTTTTCTCAATACAAGGCGCAAGGTGGACTGGCTCACAGAGAAAATGCATGCCAGGGACTTCACCGTTTCTGCTCTG CATGGTGACATGGAccagaaggaaagagatgtcaTCATGAGGGAGTTCCGATCAGGGTCAAGTCGTGTTCTGATCACTACTGACTTGTTG GCTCGTGGGATTGATGTGCAACAAGTGTCCTTGGTTATAAACTATGATCTACCTACCAATCGTGAAAACTATATTCACAG AATTGGCAGAGGGGGTCGATTTGGGAGGAAAGGTGTGGCTATAAACTTTGTTACTGAAGAAGACAAGAGGATTCTTCGTGACATTGAGACTTTCTACAATACTACAGTGGAGGAAATGCCCATGAATGTGGCTGACCTTATTTAA
- the Eif4a2 gene encoding eukaryotic initiation factor 4A-II isoform X2: MSGGSADYNREHGGPEGMDPDGVIESNWNEIVDNFDDMNLKESLLRGIYAYGFEKPSAIQQRAIIPCIKGYDVIAQAQSGTGKTATFAISILQQLEIEFKETQALVLAPTRELAQQIQKVILALGDYMGATCHACIGGTNVRNEMQKLQAEAPHIVVGTPGRVFDMLNRRYLSPKWIKMFVLDEADEMLSRGFKDQIYEIFQKLNTSIQVVLLSATMPTDVLEVTKKFMRDPIRILVKKEELTLEGIKQFYINVEREEWKLDTLCDLYETLTITQAVIFLNTRRKVDWLTEKMHARDFTVSALHGDMDQKERDVIMREFRSGSSRVLITTDLLARGIDVQQVSLVINYDLPTNRENYIHRIGRGGRFGRKGVAINFVTEEDKRILRDIETFYNTTVEEMPMNVADLI, encoded by the exons ATGTCTGGTGGCTCCGCGGATTACAACAG AGAACATGGCGGCCCAGAGGGAATGGACCCCGATGGTGTCATCGAG AGCAACTGGAATGAAATCGTTGATAACTTTGATGATATGAACTTAAAGGAGTCGCTTCTTCGAGGCATCTATGCTTATGGTTTTGAGAAGCCTTCAGCTATTCAGCAGAGAGCTATAATTCCTTGTATTAAAG GGTATGATGTGATTGCTCAAGCTCAGTCAGGTACTGGCAAGACAGCCACATTTGCTATTTCCATCCTGCAACAGTTGGAGATTGAGTTCAAGGAGACCCAAGCACTAGTATTGGCCCCCACCAGAGAACTGGCTCAACAG ATCCAAAAGGTAATTTTGGCTCTTGGGGATTATATGGGAGCAACTTGTCATGCCTGCATTGGAGGAACAAATGTCCGAAATGAAATGCAGAAGTTGCAGGCTGAAGCCCCTCATATTGTTGTTGGTACACCAGGGAGAGTGTTTGATATGCTAAACAGAAGATACCTTT CTCCAAAATGGAtcaaaatgtttgttttggaTGAAGCAGATGAAATGTTGAGCCGAGGGTTTAAGGATCAAATCTATGAGattttccaaaaattaaataCAAGCATTCAG GTTGTGTTGCTTTCTGCCACAATGCCAACTGATGTTTTAGAAGTGACCAAAAAATTCATGAGAGATCCAATTCGAATTCTGGTGAAGAAGGAAGAATTGACCCTTGAAGGAATCAAACAGTTTTATATTAATGTTGAAAGAGAG GAGTGGAAGTTGGACACTCTTTGTGACTTGTATGAGACATTGACCATCACACAAGCGGTTATTTTTCTCAATACAAGGCGCAAGGTGGACTGGCTCACAGAGAAAATGCATGCCAGGGACTTCACCGTTTCTGCTCTG CATGGTGACATGGAccagaaggaaagagatgtcaTCATGAGGGAGTTCCGATCAGGGTCAAGTCGTGTTCTGATCACTACTGACTTGTTG GCTCGTGGGATTGATGTGCAACAAGTGTCCTTGGTTATAAACTATGATCTACCTACCAATCGTGAAAACTATATTCACAG AATTGGCAGAGGGGGTCGATTTGGGAGGAAAGGTGTGGCTATAAACTTTGTTACTGAAGAAGACAAGAGGATTCTTCGTGACATTGAGACTTTCTACAATACTACAGTGGAGGAAATGCCCATGAATGTGGCTGACCTTATTTAA